One Bos indicus isolate NIAB-ARS_2022 breed Sahiwal x Tharparkar chromosome 22, NIAB-ARS_B.indTharparkar_mat_pri_1.0, whole genome shotgun sequence DNA window includes the following coding sequences:
- the CXCR6 gene encoding C-X-C chemokine receptor type 6 isoform X2 — MAEYNYEDLGFFNGSNDSSQGHQDFLRFSKFFLPCMYVVVFTCGLVGNSLVLVIYVFYQKLKSLTDVFLMNLPLADLVFVCTLPFWAYAGIHEWVFGNVMCKALLGIYTLNFYTSMLVLTCITVDRFVAVVRATKAYNQQAKRMAWGKAICSSIWVVSLLVSLPQIIYGNVLYHDKPFCGYHEAISTMVLAIQMTLGFFLPLLAMIVCYSVIIKTLLQARGFRKHKSLKIIFLVVAVFLLTQTPFNLVKLIRSTSWEYHTMTSFDYAITVTEAIAYLRACLNPVLYAFVGLKFRKNFWKLVKDAGCLPYLGVSGQHMYSEDTSRSASASHNVEATSMFHL; from the coding sequence ATGGCTGAGTACAACTACGAAGACCTCGGGTTCTTCAATGGTTCCAACGACAGCAGCCAGGGGCACCAAGACTTCCTGCGGTTCAGCAAGTTCTTCCTGCCGTGCATGTACGTGGTGGTGTTCACCTGCGGCCTGGTGGGAAACTCCTTGGTGCTGGTCATCTACGTCTTCTACCAGAAGCTGAAGAGCCTGACAGACGTGTTCCTGATGAACCTGCCCCTGGCTGACCTGGTGTTCGTCTGCACTCTGCCCTTCTGGGCCTACGCAGGCATCCATGAGTGGGTCTTTGGCAACGTCATGTGCAAAGCCCTGCTGGGCATCTACACGCTGAACTTCTACACGTCCATGCTCGTGCTCACCTGCATCACCGTGGACCGCTTCGTCGCGGTGGTGCGGGCCACCAAGGCCTACAACCAGCAGGCCAAGCGCATGGCCTGGGGTAAGGCCATCTGCTCGTCCATCTGGGTGGTTTCCCTGCTGGTTTCCTTGCCGCAGATCATCTATGGCAACGTCCTTTACCACGACAAGCCCTTCTGCGGTTATCACGAGGCCATTTCCACCATGGTGCTGGCCATCCAGATGACCCTGGGGTTCTTTCTGCCACTGCTTGCCATGATCGTCTGCTACTCGGTCATCATCAAGACCCTGCTTCAGGCTCGAGGCTTCCGGAAGCACAAGTCTCTGAAGATCATCTTCCTGGTGGTGGCGGTGTTCCTGCTGACCCAGACGCCCTTCAACCTCGTGAAGCTCATCCGCAGCACAAGCTGGGAGTACCACACCATGACCAGCTTCGACTACGCCATCACGGTGACGGAGGCCATTGCCTACCTGCGTGCCTGCCTTAATCCTGTGCTCTATGCCTTTGTTGGCCTCAAGTTTCGGAAGAATTTCTGGAAGCTCGTGAAAGATGCAGGCTGCCTCCCTTACCTGGGTGTCTCAGGCCAACACATGTATTCCGAGGACACTTCCAGGAGTGCTTCAGCGTCTCACAACGTGGAGGCCACCAGCATGTTCCACCTGTAG
- the CXCR6 gene encoding C-X-C chemokine receptor type 6 isoform X1, whose protein sequence is MNRPPGAGRTQLLLVSRPIKVDPPLRGILPWLSQFQGSSRTDDMAEYNYEDLGFFNGSNDSSQGHQDFLRFSKFFLPCMYVVVFTCGLVGNSLVLVIYVFYQKLKSLTDVFLMNLPLADLVFVCTLPFWAYAGIHEWVFGNVMCKALLGIYTLNFYTSMLVLTCITVDRFVAVVRATKAYNQQAKRMAWGKAICSSIWVVSLLVSLPQIIYGNVLYHDKPFCGYHEAISTMVLAIQMTLGFFLPLLAMIVCYSVIIKTLLQARGFRKHKSLKIIFLVVAVFLLTQTPFNLVKLIRSTSWEYHTMTSFDYAITVTEAIAYLRACLNPVLYAFVGLKFRKNFWKLVKDAGCLPYLGVSGQHMYSEDTSRSASASHNVEATSMFHL, encoded by the exons ATGAACAGGCCACCTGGGGCAGGAAGGACCCAACTCCTCTTGGTTTCCAGGCCCATCAAGGTGGACCCCCCTCTAAGGGGGATATTGCCATGGCTTTCACAATTCCAG GGGTCCAGCAGAACAGACGACATGGCTGAGTACAACTACGAAGACCTCGGGTTCTTCAATGGTTCCAACGACAGCAGCCAGGGGCACCAAGACTTCCTGCGGTTCAGCAAGTTCTTCCTGCCGTGCATGTACGTGGTGGTGTTCACCTGCGGCCTGGTGGGAAACTCCTTGGTGCTGGTCATCTACGTCTTCTACCAGAAGCTGAAGAGCCTGACAGACGTGTTCCTGATGAACCTGCCCCTGGCTGACCTGGTGTTCGTCTGCACTCTGCCCTTCTGGGCCTACGCAGGCATCCATGAGTGGGTCTTTGGCAACGTCATGTGCAAAGCCCTGCTGGGCATCTACACGCTGAACTTCTACACGTCCATGCTCGTGCTCACCTGCATCACCGTGGACCGCTTCGTCGCGGTGGTGCGGGCCACCAAGGCCTACAACCAGCAGGCCAAGCGCATGGCCTGGGGTAAGGCCATCTGCTCGTCCATCTGGGTGGTTTCCCTGCTGGTTTCCTTGCCGCAGATCATCTATGGCAACGTCCTTTACCACGACAAGCCCTTCTGCGGTTATCACGAGGCCATTTCCACCATGGTGCTGGCCATCCAGATGACCCTGGGGTTCTTTCTGCCACTGCTTGCCATGATCGTCTGCTACTCGGTCATCATCAAGACCCTGCTTCAGGCTCGAGGCTTCCGGAAGCACAAGTCTCTGAAGATCATCTTCCTGGTGGTGGCGGTGTTCCTGCTGACCCAGACGCCCTTCAACCTCGTGAAGCTCATCCGCAGCACAAGCTGGGAGTACCACACCATGACCAGCTTCGACTACGCCATCACGGTGACGGAGGCCATTGCCTACCTGCGTGCCTGCCTTAATCCTGTGCTCTATGCCTTTGTTGGCCTCAAGTTTCGGAAGAATTTCTGGAAGCTCGTGAAAGATGCAGGCTGCCTCCCTTACCTGGGTGTCTCAGGCCAACACATGTATTCCGAGGACACTTCCAGGAGTGCTTCAGCGTCTCACAACGTGGAGGCCACCAGCATGTTCCACCTGTAG